CCTCCCCGAGGGCCTGCTCAACTACCTGGCCCTGCTGGGCTGGTCGCTCGCCGAGGACCGCGACATCTTCGACATCGACGAGATGGTCGCCGCCTTCGACATCGACGACGTCAACGGCAACCCGGCCCGCTTCGACCTCAAGAAGGCCGAGCACATCAACGCCGAGCACGTCCGCCGCCTCGCGCCGGAGGAGTTCGTCCGGCGCCTGGTGCCCTACCTGCAGGCCCCCGGCCTGCTCCCGGCCGAGCCCACCGCCGAGCAGCTCGACCTGCTGGCGAAGGTCGCGCCGCTCACCCAGGAGCGGATGGTCGTCCTCTCCGAGATCGTCACCATGGCCGGCTTCCTGTTCGTCGCCCCCGCCGACTTCACCGTCGACCCGGAGGACGCCGCCAAGGTCCTCACCGCGGACGCCCGCCCGGTGCTGGAGGCCTCGGTCAAGGCGCTCGGCGAGCTGCCCGACTTCACCCCCGACCCGATCCAGGCCGCCCTGCGCGCGGCCCTGGTCGACGGCCTGGGCATCAAGCCCAAGTTCGCCTTCACCCCGCTGCGGGTCGCGGTGACCGGCCGCCGGGTCTCCCCGCCGCTGTTCGAGTCCATGGAGCTGCTCGGCCGCGAGGAGACGCTGCGCCGCCTGCTGTCCGCCCTGGAGCTGCTCCCGGTCTCCTGACGGCCGCGCCCGGACGCCTCCGGGACACCTGCGGGCCATGTCGCTGACCTGGCCCGCAGGTGTCCGGCGCGCTGCCTGCGGTTATCGATTTTGGAGCGAGGCGGGGCGTCGGGTAATGTTCTTTCTGCGCCGCCCGGGCCGGGAGGCGCAAGACACCGAGGAAGACCCCGACGAGGGGTTGAACTCTGGTGGGGTATGGTGTAATTGGCAGCACGACTGATTCTGGTTCAGTTAGTCTAGGTTCGAGTCCTGGTACCCCAGCGCAGCACATCACTGCAGTAAGCCCCCGTTGTGTAGTGGCCTAGCACGCCGCCCTCTCAAGGCGGTAGCGCCGGTTCGAATCCGGTCGGGGGTACGCAATTCTTGACAATTGCAGAACGAATGAGTCCCGCCCCCGTTGTGTAGTGGCCTAGCACGCCGCCCTCTCAAGGCGGTAGCGCCGGTTCGAATCCGGTCGGGGGTACTCGCTCATTCGGGCCCCCGTTGTGTAGTGGCCTAGCACGCCGCCCTCTCAAGGCGGTAGCGCCGGTTCGAATCCGGTCGGGGGTACTTTTGGGGTATGGTGTAATTGGCAGCACGAGTGATTCTGGTTCATTTAGTCTAGGTTCGAGTCCTGGTACCCCAGCCAAGAAACGCTCCACAGAACGAGCTCCGGGAATCCGGGGCTCTTTTTGCATGCCCGGGCCCCGTGCCTCCCCGCGGTGCCTCCCCGCGCCTCCCGGCCCCGAACCCGACGACGCCCTCCCGGCCACCGGCCGGGAGGGCGTCGTGCGCTGCCGCGGCGGCTCAGCTGCGGCGGAGGGCCTCGGTGAGGCGGTTGGCGGCCTCGATGATGGCCTGGGCGTGCATCCGGCCGGGGTGGCGGGTCAGGCGCTCGATCGGGCCGGAGACCGAGACCGAGGCGACCACCCGGTTGGAGGGGCCGCGGACGGGCGCGGAGACCGAGGCGACGCCCGGCTCGCGCTCGCCGATGGACTGGGCCCAGCCGCGGCGGCGCACGCCGCTGAGCGCGGTGGCGGTGAACCGGGCGCCCTGGAGGCCGCGGTGCAGGCGCTCGGGCTCCTCCCAGGCGAGCAGCACCTGGGCGGCGGAGCCGGCCTTCATCGGCAGCGTCGAGCCGACCGGCACGGTGTCGCGCAGGCCCGACAGCCGCTCGGCGGCGGCCACGCAGATCCGCATCTCGCCCTGCCGGCGGTAGAGCTGGGCGCTCTCGCCCGTCACGTCGCGCAGGTGCGTCAGCACCGGCCCGGCGGCGGCCAGCAGCCGGTCCTCGCCGGCGGCGGCGGAGAGCTCGCCGAGCCGGGGGCCGAGGATGAAGCGGCCCTGCATGTCCCGGGTGACCAGGCGGTGGTGTTCGAGTGCGACGGCGAGTCGGTGGGCCGTGGGCCGTGCCAGACCGGTGGCGGCGACCAGCCCCGCCAACGTGGCGGGGCCCGACTCCAGTGCGCTGAGCACCAGAGCGGCCTTGTCGAGAACGCCGACGCCGCTAGTGTTGTCCATGTCTCGATACTGCAGTCTCAATCAGCGAGACGCAAGTTCAATCTTGCGAGAAAAGCGCCACTCTTGGAGTCAGCAGCCCGGGAGACACCTAGGACGGCACCCCACCAGGGTGTCCGGATCCTGGACGGTCCGGCGTGCAGGTCGCGACTCCAAGCGAGCCTCACAGGGCGGCACGGGACAAGACCTCGACGATCACGAGAAGGCCGGCAGAGCGGCCGGCTGGAGGGAATCCGATGGGACGGACACTCGCAGAGAAGGTCTGGGACGACCACGTCGTCCGGCGCGCCGAGGGCGAGCCCGACCTGCTCTACATCGACCTGCACCTGCTGCACGAGGTGACCAGCCCGCAGGCGTTCGACGGCCTCCGGCTGGCCGGCCGCCCGGTCCGCCGGACCGATCTGACGATCGCCACCGAGGACCACAACACCCCCACCCTGGACATCGACAAGCCGATCGCCGACCCGGTCTCCCGGGTCCAGCTGGAGACGCTGCGCAAGAACGCCGAGGAGTTCGGCGTGCGCATCCACTCGCTGGGCGACGTCGAGCAGGGCGTGGTGCACGTGGTCGGCCCGCAGCTGGGCCTGACCCAGCCGGGCATGACCGTGGTCTGCGGCGACTCGCACACCTCCACCCACGGCGCCTTCGGCGCGCTGGCCTTCGGCATCGGCACCAGCCAGGTCGAGCACGTGCTGGCGACCCAGACGCTCCCGCTGGCCCCGTTCAAGACCATGGCGATCACGGTCGAGGGCGAGCTGCCCGAGGGCGTCACCGCCAAGGACCTGATCCTGGCCGTGATCACCAGGATCGGCACCGGCGGCGGCCAGGGCTACGTCCTGGAGTACCGCGGCTCGGCGATCCGCAGCCTCTCCATGGAGGCCCGGATGACGATCTGCAACATGTCCATCGAGGCGGGCGCCCGGGCCGGCATGATCGCC
The window above is part of the Kitasatospora sp. NA04385 genome. Proteins encoded here:
- a CDS encoding IclR family transcriptional regulator, with product MDNTSGVGVLDKAALVLSALESGPATLAGLVAATGLARPTAHRLAVALEHHRLVTRDMQGRFILGPRLGELSAAAGEDRLLAAAGPVLTHLRDVTGESAQLYRRQGEMRICVAAAERLSGLRDTVPVGSTLPMKAGSAAQVLLAWEEPERLHRGLQGARFTATALSGVRRRGWAQSIGEREPGVASVSAPVRGPSNRVVASVSVSGPIERLTRHPGRMHAQAIIEAANRLTEALRRS